In Equus asinus isolate D_3611 breed Donkey chromosome 13, EquAss-T2T_v2, whole genome shotgun sequence, one DNA window encodes the following:
- the MFSD6L gene encoding major facilitator superfamily domain-containing protein 6-like: protein MSANPQWDVSRALGLARLFHLVCGVRDGCVTPFLTLYLRQLGLTAPWVGLLMGAKHLIAAVWAPFCAFLAKSYQRRRALLIGSLLGSAGASLLMVLVPPLDKDLMRRSCNGSQSVTTTVPPTAVALTVTITSAQEPASNHPAGAPSLPAERSTTRIVGASGFGKGPGESVQEPLSHLPGYSVGPVDGARITSGVLLHPVTSGANSTAWEGSFKVVSAALPLLAGSTALRSPANLSAAKGNARALDLSLQGLQWTFILSLGSMVFWELLTAPLEQVADDSLYEYLDFVDATDRYRSLWIWKLLGMSAGVCGITALVGQLDCLLMTNGAQGVVHFYGYSLVSILALLVSTAFPIPVCRQREPDHKTVKALSLVGGDPRLVLLAFTVFLIGAATSTVQNFLFWHMEDLGSSELVMGLSVALGWLGEILLHPFETALLRKLSRVGTVGLGLGCLAGQLLYYSFLWSWWSVLPAQILSVISNGALWWAVRASVEDLATPRTERPLSAMFRGHFYGGGASLGSFVGGFVVMRFSLAVLYQACCVVLLLWLALFLSIQPRLPQERKINYSKLLAVEASDTSDSEQETERDWLVKAMREEHSDWKG from the coding sequence ATGAGCGCCAACCCCCAGTGGGACGTCAGCAGGGCGCTAGGGCTGGCCAGGCTCTTCCACCTGGTGTGTGGGGTCCGGGATGGCTGCGTGACCCCGTTCCTGACCCTCTACCTGAGGCAGCTGGGCTTGACCGCGCCCTGGGTGGGCCTCCTAATGGGAGCCAAGCACCTGATCGCAGCCGTCTGGGCTCCCTTCTGTGCCTTCCTGGCCAAAAGCTACCAGAGACGGAGGGCACTTCTGATAGGCTCGCTGCTTGGCTCGGCGGGAGCCAGCCTGTTGATGGTCCTGGTGCCGCCGTTGGACAAAGATCTGATGCGCCGCTCCTGTAATGGAAGCCAGAGCGTGACCACCACAGTCCCACCGACGGCGGTCGCGTTAACTGTGACCATCACCTCGGCCCAAGAGCCAGCCTCAAACCACCCAGCGGGAGCGCCCAGCCTCCCAGCCGAGAGGAGTACTACCAGGATCGTGGGAGCCTCTGGCTTCGGAAAAGGACCTGGAGAAAGTGTCCAAGAACCTCTCAGTCATCTTCCTGGCTACTCTGTGGGCCCCGTTGATGGAGCCAGGATCACATCCGGAGTTCTCCTCCATCCTGTCACGTCAGGGGCGAACAGTACTGCCTGGGAAGGTTCTTTTAAGGTGGTCAGTGCTGCCCTCCCTTTGCTTGCTGGGAGCACAGCGCTACGAAGTCCAGCCAACTTGTCGGCAGCCAAGGGGAACGCCAGGGCCCTTGACCTCTCCTTGCAAGGGTTGCAGTGGACTTTCATCCTCTCCTTGGGGTCCATGGTGTTCTGGGAGCTGCTGACAGCCCCTCTGGAGCAGGTGGCGGACGACAGCCTTTATGAATACCTGGATTTTGTGGACGCCACTGACCGTTACAGAAGCCTGTGGATCTGGAAGCTGCTGGGCATGTCAGCAGGCGTGTGTGGCATCACAGCCTTGGTGGGGCAGCTGGACTGCCTCCTGATGACAAATGGCGCCCAGGGTGTGGTGCACTTCTACGGCTACTCGCTGGTCAGCATCCTGGCTTTACTGGTGAGCACTGCCTTTCCCATCCCTGTCTGCAGGCAGCGGGAGCCCGACCACAAAACTGTCAAAGCACTGTCTCTGGTAGGGGGTGACCCCCGGCTCGTTCTCCTAGCCTTCACTGTCTTTCTGATAGGAGCCGCCACCAGCACGGTGCAGAACTTTCTGTTCTGGCACATGGAAGACCTTGGTAGCAGTGAGCTGGTCATGGGGCTCTCAGTCGCCCTGGGCTGGCTGGGGGAAATTCTACTTCATCCGTTCGAAACTGCGTTGCTTAGGAAACTGTCCAGGGTGGGCacggtggggctggggctgggctgcctCGCGGGGCAGCTGCTTTACTACTCTTTCCTCTGGAGCTGGTGGTCCGTCCTCCCGGCTCAGATCTTGAGTGTCATCAGCAACGGGGCTCTGTGGTGGGCAGTCAGGGCCTCAGTAGAGGACCTGGCCACTCCCAGAACAGAGAGACCTCTGAGTGCCATGTTCCGAGGCCACTTTTAtgggggtggggccagcctgggcagCTTTGTGGGGGGCTTCGTGGTGATGCGCTTCAGCCTGGCTGTGCTCTACCAGGCCTGCTGCGTGGTCCTGCTGCTCTGGCTGGCCTTGTTCCTGTCCATCCAGCCGAGACTGCCCCAAGAGCGGAAAATCAACTACTCGAAGCTGCTGGCTGTGGAGGCAAGTGACACGAGTGACTCTGAGCAGGAGACTGAACGGGACTGGCTTGTGAAGGCCATGAGGGAGGAACACTCAGACTGGAAAGGCTGA